One Panicum virgatum strain AP13 chromosome 3N, P.virgatum_v5, whole genome shotgun sequence DNA segment encodes these proteins:
- the LOC120667989 gene encoding uncharacterized protein LOC120667989, protein MAIPNYTYLKLKMPGPRGVITVRSTFQRAYQCEVDSCELASLVITSEELAVIRLEVSKEAPESNRKTGSFEPAEGVKEILIDPQGSGEKNVRVGAKQTPK, encoded by the coding sequence ATGGCCAttcccaactacacctacctcaagctgaagatgcccgGCCCCCGTGGTGTCATCACCGTGCGATCGACCTTCCAGCGCGCCTATCAGTGTGAAGTGGACAGCTGCGAGCTCGCCTCGTTGGTCATCACCTCCGAGGAGCTTGCCGTCATCAGGTTGGAGGTCTCTAAGGAGGCCCCCGAATCCAATCGCAAGACCGGATCCTTCGAGCCCGCCGAGGGCGTCAAAGAGATCCTCATCGACCCCCAGGGGTCGGGGGAGAAAAATGTGAGGGTCGGCGCGAAGCAGACCCCCAAATAG
- the LOC120667990 gene encoding PE-PGRS family protein PE_PGRS16-like produces MGVKGVALEGEKDEVPPASVDGGVGVEDDRHQGLDVLDTGSLGMKVGDGGGLVVGGGIIVGDRGRGDSKKELDLHQLTSQSGNGGTLVLLGEGRGPLAHLSSGDGRSGGDEGGVGWSAIQAANIAAGNGGRGHRIDDCTAYRVLGKGGRWDGPPMRRSGGHGRDPGRSRRAGRAGQRPPAEVAAQSMEEGDGGVEARSARARGPSSGRAWSREDKGGIRGGGRKGQWRAGGGSRAPSDAGWHPAERRVFSLSTRPSDHTRGIPTTGWPVKLERGPDLSS; encoded by the exons ATGGGCGTCAAGGGCGTAGCGCTAGAGGGTGAGAAGGACGAGGTCCCTCCAGCGAGCGTAGATGGCGGAGTTGGTGTCGAGGATGACCGGCACCAAGGACTAGATGTTCTGGACACGGGCAGCCTGGGCATGAAGGTTGGCGATGGTGGAGGCCTCGTAGTCGGAGGTGGGATTAtcgtcggcgaccgcgggcgAGGAGACTCCAAGAAGGAGCTCGACCTCCACCAGCTGACGAGCCAGAGCGGCAACGGAGGCACGCTCGTGCTCCTAGGTGAGGGTCGTGGCCCGCTCGCGCACCTGAGCAGCGGCGATGGTAGATCTGGCGGCGACGAGGGCGGAGTTGGCTGGAGTGCAATCCAGGCCGCCAACATCGCTGCGGGGAATGGCGGTCGGGGGCACCGAATAGATGACTGCACTGCCTACCGGGTCTTGGGCAAAGGTGGCAGGTGGGATGGACCCCCCATGCGAAGGTCGGGCGGACACGGCCGCGACCCTGGTCGgtcccgccgcgccggccgcgccgggcAGAGGCCGCCCGCGGAGGTGGCGGCTCAGAGCATGGAGGAGGGGGACGGTGGTGTCGAGGCCCgtagcgcccgcgcccgcggccccAGCAGCGGTCGCGCCTGGAGCAGAGAGGATAAGGGGGGAATAAGAGGAGGCGGGAGGAAGGGGCAGTGGCGCGCCGGAGGAGGGa GCCGCGCCCCTTCAGATGCCGGATGGCACCCAGCAGAGCGCCGcgtcttctccctctccaccaGGCCGTCCGACCACACACGTGGAATCCCCACCACGGGCTGGCCGGTGAAGCTCGAAAGGGGTCCTGATCTTAGTTCTTGA
- the LOC120666552 gene encoding uncharacterized protein LOC120666552, whose amino-acid sequence MRTLWDGAVAANAKRAEDIAKLQGLQAALGQVKEALERVPTSLDNLKIVARLVLDDLGMSAADYTTQLGAQLIQAVDGPHKVVQELLYLGAQRSFAIARSHYANIDLAELSQGFPSTYSEAELVGKMEEKIRGDK is encoded by the exons ATGAGAACACTGTGGGATGGGGCGGTCG CTGCCAATGCCAAGCGTGCCGAGGATATCGCTAAGCTGCAGGGCCTGCAGGCGGCGCTCGGCCAGGTGAAAGAGGCGCTCGAGCGCGTGCCGACGAGCCTTGATAACCTAAAGATCGTGGCACGGCTGGTGCTCGATGACCTTGGGATGTCCGCCGCCGATTACACAACCCAGCTCGGAGCCCAGCTGATCCAAGCGGTGGATGGGCCACACAAAGTGGTGCAGGAGTTGCTGTACCTCGGGGCGCAGCGCTCGTTTGCCATCGCGCGCAGCCACTACGCCAACATTGACCTGGCGGAGCTGAGCCAAGGGTTTCCATCGACCTACAGTGAGGCCGAGCTGGTGGGGAAAATGGAGGAAAAGATTAGGGGCGACAAGTAG